A region of Emys orbicularis isolate rEmyOrb1 chromosome 20, rEmyOrb1.hap1, whole genome shotgun sequence DNA encodes the following proteins:
- the LOC135892114 gene encoding HAUS augmin-like complex subunit 5, giving the protein MERGGPALELKLWAAQEMGLPPAKVPPDGAFRRMCSGQCAEIWRYVTRHVHHQRNVKKIRGNLLWYQHLEEAEGKPSRSEPEQERHRKLAQGVARLRGELQQLDLQMETAQREVMADEISLEAAQERIRDAQRRSLLLKAYAARTAKERQQLQASVTQLGGRLEQLQDISRKAKVELTVGGKVPDLGLAGVEPEVLRDVRTACQLRFHFLKSLFEHSTSGALPSGTSEELLDASYQHWLSTVEDMVGSHPPNHVLAALEHLALENTLQMQELTSRIDIPRDVEALKFRYESARLEDLAGPPAALPSVRGLIQEGWSRCEELWVQQLPLQAREQHGTAQLASLLQEMHRLLADSSERAILARAVLELELRAVRLAGLRDGLHRGCRELEREASARHAELQALQSKRQRILDFRHLVREKQQHVRALIKGTSYIKSQLRKDQAEVQAFVQRKLLGLEQDVTLESQRLHGGVEREVRQLGAIALPCLLRRSLLGSQQVPAHELSIHRLGRTALAQHRAFLTVCQASGFPLYKAPEHLLPHMAELKKELLALRAQLGYKSQVLASLQQRQGSPGTDAQALVQALRDHDREQAGALGPRIQLVTEQCGQRIERWPEVQAAIDAWWEQPGQFALPAEHRLGLTLQQWLERWTLALKTLQQQQQQHSWA; this is encoded by the exons ATGGAGCGGGGCGGACCCGCGCTGGAGCTGAAGCTCTGGGCGGCCCAGGAGATGGGGCTGCCCCCCGCGAAGGTGCCCCCCGACGGGGCCTTCCGCCG GATGTGCTCAGGCCAGTGTGCGGAGATCTGGAGATACGTCACCCGGCACGTGCACCACCAGAG GAATGTGAAGAAGATCCGAGGGAACTTGTTGTG GTACCAGCAtctggaggaggcagag GGAAAGCCCAGCAGGTCGGAACCGGAGCAGGAGCGGCACCGGAAGCTGGCCCAGGGGGTGGCTCGCCTGcgtggggagctgcagcagttGGACCTGCAGATGGAGACGGCCCAGCGCGAGGTCATGGCTGACG agaTCTCCCTGGAGGCGGCCCAGGAGCGGATCCGCGACGCCCAGCGCCGCTCCCTGCTGCTCAAGGCCTATGCGGCCCGCACGGCCAAGGAGCGCCAGCAGCTGCAGGCCAGCGTAACACAGCTGGGGGggcggctggagcagctgcaggacatcagcag AAAGGCCAAGGTGGAGCTGACGGTGGGAGGGAAGGTGCCTGACCTCGGACTTGCTGGCGTGGAGCCTGAAGTACTG CGGGACGTGCGGACGGCCTGCCAGCTGCGCTTCCACTTCCTGAAGTCGCTCTTCGAGCACAGCACGTCTGGGGCCCTCCC CAGCGGGACAAGCGAGGAGCTGCTGGACGCATCCTACCAGCACTGGTTGAGCACTGTGGAG GACATGGTGGGTTCCCACCCTCCCAACCACGTCCTGGCAGCCCTGGAGCACCTGGCCCTGGAGAACACCCTGCAGATGCAAGAGCTCACCAGCCGCATTGACATTCCCCGTGACGTAGAGGCGCTCAA GTTCCGCTACGAGAGCGCCCGCCTGGAAGACCTGGCGGGGCCGCCAGCAGCCCTGCCCTCGGTCCGGGGCCTCATACAG gaaggctGGAGCAGGTGTGAGGAGCTGTGGGTGCAACAGCTCCCCCTACAGGCCCGGGAGCAGCACGGCACGGCCCAGCTGGCCTCCCTCCTGCAGGAGATGCACCGGCTGCTGGCGGACAGCTCGGAGCGCGCCATCCTCGCCAG ggcagtgctggagctggagctgcggGCTGTGCGGCTGGCGGGGCTGCGGGATGGGCTGCACCGGGGCTGCCGGGAGCTGGAGCGGGAGGCGAGTGCCCGCCACGCCGAGCTGCAGGCCTTGCAGAGCAAGCGGCAGCGCATCTTGGACTTCCGCCACTTGGTG CGCGAAAAGCAGCAGCACGTCCGGGCGCTGATCAAAGGCACCTCCTACATCAAATCCCAGCTCCGCAAGGACCAGGCCGAG GTCCAGGCCTTCGTGCAGAGGAAGCTGCTGGGCCTGGAGCAGGACGTGACGCTGGAGTCGCAGCGGCTGCACGGGGGGGTGGAGCGCGAGGTCCGGCAGCTGGGGGCCATCGCCCTCCCCTGCCTTCTGCGCCGCAGCCTCCTGGg GTCCCAGCAGGTCCCGGCCCACGAGCTCTCCATCCATAGGCTGGGCCGGACGGCGCTCGCCCAGCACCGGGCCTTCCTCACTGTGTGCCAGGCTTCCGGCTTCCCTCTCTACAAG gccccggagcACCTCCTGCCCCACATGGCTGAGCTGAAGAAGGAGCTGCTGGCCCTGCGTGCCCAGCTGGGCTACAAGAGCCAGGTGCTGGCCAGCCTGCAGCAGCGCCAGGGCTCCCCGGGGACCGACGCACAAG ccctaGTGCAGGCCCTGCGGGACCATGACCGGGAGcaggccggagccctggggccgCGGATCCAGCTGGTGACGGAGCAGTGCGGGCAACGCATCGAGCGCTGGCCCGAGGTGCAGGCCGCCATCGACGCCTG GTGGGAGCAGCCGGGGCAGTTCGCCCTGCCTGCGGAGCACCGCCTGGGCCTCACCttgcagcagtggctggagcgctGGACCCTGGCCCTCAagaccctccagcagcagcagcagcagcacagctgggcctGA